One window of Corynebacterium doosanense CAU 212 = DSM 45436 genomic DNA carries:
- a CDS encoding acyl-CoA thioesterase: protein MSADNNDSDGAVHYTTLPVRWSDFDRHGHIMNANYLEFAQEARLEYGEHFFFSRGLEFNVFVRRVEADYFRPIQPDTTHVHIETQAVEVGTTSFVTRQEIKDRQKRLACVVETVQVAIDMSTLMPRELTKAEIGIITQAPEKKPPEDIQDAEVEEDGLVDLDNLEDSGYGDIF from the coding sequence ATGTCTGCAGACAACAACGACTCCGACGGCGCCGTCCACTACACCACCCTGCCCGTGCGCTGGTCCGACTTCGACCGCCACGGGCACATCATGAACGCGAACTACCTGGAGTTTGCCCAGGAGGCGCGCCTGGAATACGGCGAGCACTTCTTCTTCTCCCGCGGACTGGAGTTCAACGTGTTCGTGCGCCGCGTCGAGGCGGACTACTTCCGGCCGATCCAGCCCGACACCACGCACGTGCACATTGAGACGCAGGCGGTGGAGGTGGGCACGACGTCGTTTGTCACCCGCCAGGAGATCAAGGACCGGCAGAAGCGCCTGGCCTGCGTGGTGGAGACGGTGCAGGTGGCCATCGACATGTCCACGCTCATGCCGCGCGAGCTGACCAAGGCGGAGATCGGCATCATCACGCAGGCGCCGGAGAAGAAGCCCCCGGAGGACATCCAGGATGCCGAGGTCGAGGAGGACGGTCTGGTGGATCTGGACAACCTCGAGGACTCCGGATACGGGGACATCTTCTAG
- a CDS encoding cystathionine gamma-synthase produces MSADQKSGFSTASIHAGYDPDSHLGPINIPIYASTTFAQNGPNDLRGGFEYGRVANPTVDSLEKTVAALEGAAHGVAFSSGMAATDTILRILLRPGDHLVLGNDAYGGTWRLIDSVFGPWGVDYTVVDTTDVDAVKNAITDKTTLIWLETPSNPLLNITDIRAVAAIKGSAKLIVDNTFATPYLQRPLDLGADIIVHSTTKYLGGHSDVIGGVVITDDSALDEQLRFYQGGVGAIASPFDAYLTTRGIKTLAVRMERHCDNAERIARELEASDKVKAVHYPGLQSHAGHATAASQMDRFGAMISLSFHTPEAALAFCTNTKLICLAESLGGVESLVEIPAVMTHQSATGSQLEVPRELVRLSVGIEDVEDLLADIRTALEAV; encoded by the coding sequence ATGAGCGCCGACCAGAAGTCCGGGTTCTCCACCGCATCCATCCACGCCGGATATGACCCCGACTCCCACCTCGGGCCCATCAACATCCCGATCTACGCCTCCACCACCTTCGCCCAGAACGGCCCCAACGACCTGCGCGGCGGTTTCGAGTACGGCCGGGTGGCCAACCCCACGGTCGACTCCCTGGAGAAGACCGTGGCCGCGCTCGAGGGCGCGGCGCACGGGGTGGCGTTCTCCTCGGGCATGGCGGCGACCGACACGATCCTGCGCATCCTCCTGCGCCCGGGCGACCACTTGGTCCTGGGCAACGACGCCTACGGCGGGACCTGGCGCCTCATCGACAGCGTCTTCGGCCCCTGGGGCGTGGACTACACGGTCGTGGACACCACCGACGTCGACGCGGTGAAAAACGCCATCACCGACAAGACCACCCTCATCTGGCTGGAGACCCCGTCGAACCCGCTGCTCAACATCACCGACATCCGGGCCGTCGCGGCGATCAAGGGTTCGGCCAAGCTCATCGTCGACAACACCTTCGCCACCCCGTACCTCCAGCGCCCGCTGGATCTCGGCGCGGACATCATCGTGCACTCCACCACGAAGTACCTGGGCGGGCACTCCGACGTCATCGGCGGCGTGGTCATCACCGACGACTCAGCTCTCGACGAGCAACTGCGCTTCTACCAGGGTGGAGTCGGCGCCATCGCCAGCCCCTTCGACGCCTACCTCACCACCCGCGGCATCAAGACGCTCGCCGTGCGCATGGAACGCCACTGCGACAACGCTGAACGCATCGCCCGCGAGCTCGAGGCCTCCGACAAGGTCAAGGCCGTGCACTACCCGGGCCTTCAGTCCCACGCCGGGCACGCCACCGCCGCCTCCCAGATGGACCGCTTCGGCGCCATGATCTCCCTCAGCTTCCACACCCCGGAGGCGGCGCTGGCGTTCTGCACCAACACCAAACTCATCTGCCTCGCGGAATCCCTCGGCGGCGTGGAGTCGCTTGTGGAGATCCCCGCCGTGATGACCCACCAGTCCGCCACCGGCTCTCAGCTGGAGGTTCCCCGCGAGCTCGTCCGCCTCTCCGTGGGCATCGAGGACGTCGAGGACCTGCTGGCGGACATCCGGACGGCCCTCGAGGCCGTCTGA
- a CDS encoding globin produces the protein MTSDTMYDAIGGEPTFRKLVRGFYAQVPDDDILGPMYPEDDMSGAEDRLFWFLCQYWGGPRTYQEKRGNPMLRKRHFPFEIDSAAAFRWLELMQRSLDQIDAETINDEQRAAIWNHMERVAYMMINKDD, from the coding sequence ATGACCAGCGACACCATGTACGACGCCATCGGTGGCGAACCCACGTTCCGCAAGCTCGTGCGTGGCTTCTACGCCCAGGTGCCGGATGACGACATTCTCGGCCCCATGTATCCCGAGGACGACATGTCCGGCGCCGAGGACCGGTTGTTCTGGTTCCTCTGTCAGTACTGGGGCGGGCCGCGCACCTACCAGGAGAAACGTGGCAACCCCATGCTGCGCAAGCGCCACTTCCCCTTCGAGATCGACTCCGCGGCCGCCTTCCGGTGGCTGGAGCTCATGCAGCGCTCCCTCGACCAGATCGACGCGGAGACGATCAACGACGAGCAGCGCGCCGCCATCTGGAACCACATGGAACGCGTCGCGTACATGATGATCAACAAGGACGACTGA
- a CDS encoding acyl-CoA dehydrogenase family protein, protein MTAEQLLTDDLLQRIRGRAAGYDERNEFFTEDLAELRDAGYLRMLVPEEFGGLGFSLQEVSRAQRRLAQAAPATALGINMHHVIVAVAYTMWLRGTDSLNWVFDAVVKGEIFAFGISEAGNDAVLFDSASTATPDGDGYRISGTKIFTSLSPVWDKLLVHARTPDDQLVFGFLERGAEGIDVKDDWDTLGMRASQSNTTKLDEVVLRPEHIGTHTPIGPNPDPLVFGIFGPFELLLASVYAGIGERAVALAAEITTSRMSRVKQAPYSLDPDIRWQIASAGILMDQAVLQIEKLTEDVDRLGEIDHGGKWFLYFSNVKNAATEAAKDAVELAIRTCGGAQYFRSSELQRLYRDVLAGLYQPSDNESLHSAYAKALLGAVE, encoded by the coding sequence ATGACCGCCGAACAGCTGCTTACCGACGACCTCCTCCAACGCATCCGCGGCCGCGCCGCCGGCTACGACGAACGCAACGAGTTCTTCACCGAGGACCTCGCGGAGCTCCGCGACGCCGGCTACCTGCGCATGCTGGTGCCCGAGGAGTTCGGGGGCCTGGGCTTCAGCCTCCAGGAGGTCTCGCGAGCGCAGCGTCGATTAGCTCAGGCTGCCCCGGCAACCGCACTGGGCATCAACATGCACCACGTGATTGTCGCCGTCGCGTACACCATGTGGTTGCGCGGCACGGACTCCCTGAACTGGGTGTTCGACGCGGTCGTGAAGGGTGAGATCTTCGCGTTCGGTATCTCCGAGGCCGGCAACGACGCCGTACTGTTCGATTCCGCGTCCACCGCGACCCCCGACGGGGACGGCTACCGGATCAGCGGCACCAAGATCTTCACCTCGCTCTCACCCGTGTGGGACAAGTTGCTCGTCCACGCCCGCACCCCCGATGACCAGCTCGTTTTCGGCTTCCTCGAGCGCGGCGCGGAGGGTATCGACGTCAAGGACGACTGGGACACGCTCGGCATGCGCGCCTCGCAGTCCAACACGACGAAGCTGGATGAGGTTGTCCTGCGCCCCGAGCACATCGGGACGCACACCCCGATCGGTCCCAACCCGGACCCCCTCGTGTTTGGCATCTTCGGCCCCTTCGAGCTGCTCCTTGCCTCGGTCTACGCTGGGATCGGGGAGCGCGCCGTGGCCCTGGCCGCCGAGATCACCACGTCCCGGATGAGCAGGGTCAAGCAAGCGCCGTACTCCCTCGACCCCGACATCCGCTGGCAGATCGCCTCGGCCGGGATTCTCATGGACCAGGCGGTGCTGCAGATCGAGAAGCTGACCGAGGACGTCGACCGGCTCGGTGAGATCGACCACGGGGGCAAGTGGTTCCTCTACTTCTCTAACGTCAAGAACGCTGCGACGGAGGCGGCCAAGGACGCGGTCGAACTGGCGATTCGCACGTGCGGCGGCGCGCAGTACTTCCGCAGCTCGGAGCTCCAGCGCCTCTACCGCGACGTGCTCGCCGGGCTCTACCAGCCCTCGGACAACGAGTCGCTGCACTCGGCGTACGCGAAGGCGCTGCTCGGCGCGGTGGAGTAG
- a CDS encoding ABC transporter permease, translating into MSTGRILRRVAQAAVVLFVTFTLSFLLLSALPGDAVLARYASPDLGLSAGEIADIRDAYAADDPLIVQYLSVLGGFLTGNFGYSVQSGTPVSTLLAENLPQTLTLAVSAFVLAVVLALFIAVLASIGRVNVIRSFFQSLPSLLVSLPSFWLGIVLIQFLSFRLGLVPVIGGSPAQNLILPTITLAVPIAAPLAQVLIRSITEVSAQPFVTAVRARGAGELRILFGDVLRNCLLPVLTIAGLLFGELVGGAVVTEAVFGRAGVGSMTVQAVANRDTPVMLAIVVIAAFVYILINLLVDLLYPVFDARLRRTERATS; encoded by the coding sequence ATGAGCACCGGCAGAATCCTCCGACGGGTCGCGCAGGCGGCCGTCGTCCTCTTTGTCACCTTCACCCTGTCCTTCCTGCTGCTCTCGGCGCTGCCGGGCGACGCCGTCCTGGCGCGTTACGCCAGCCCGGACCTCGGCCTCTCCGCCGGGGAGATCGCCGACATCCGCGACGCCTACGCGGCGGATGACCCGCTGATCGTCCAGTACCTCAGCGTGCTGGGCGGATTCCTCACCGGCAACTTCGGCTACTCGGTGCAGAGCGGAACGCCTGTGTCCACGCTGCTGGCGGAGAACCTGCCGCAGACCCTGACCCTCGCCGTGTCGGCCTTCGTGCTGGCGGTGGTGCTCGCCCTGTTCATCGCCGTGCTGGCCTCGATCGGCCGGGTGAATGTCATCCGCAGTTTCTTCCAGTCCCTGCCCTCGCTGCTGGTGTCGCTGCCGAGCTTCTGGCTGGGCATCGTGCTCATCCAGTTCCTCTCCTTCCGCCTCGGACTCGTCCCCGTCATCGGCGGCTCCCCGGCGCAGAACCTCATCCTGCCCACGATCACCCTGGCCGTGCCCATTGCGGCCCCGCTGGCGCAGGTGCTCATCCGCTCGATCACCGAGGTCAGCGCACAGCCGTTTGTCACCGCCGTGCGCGCCCGCGGTGCCGGGGAACTGCGCATCCTCTTCGGCGACGTGCTGCGCAACTGTCTGCTCCCCGTGCTCACCATTGCGGGGCTGTTGTTCGGTGAGCTCGTCGGCGGCGCCGTGGTCACCGAGGCGGTCTTCGGCCGGGCGGGAGTCGGCAGCATGACCGTGCAGGCCGTGGCCAACCGCGACACCCCGGTCATGCTCGCCATCGTCGTCATCGCGGCGTTTGTCTACATCCTCATCAACCTGCTCGTCGATCTGCTCTACCCCGTCTTCGATGCGCGCCTGCGCCGGACCGAAAGGGCGACCTCATGA
- a CDS encoding alkylhydroperoxidase domain protein, translating into MTDIINSLASGPTQLRDLRPDAKANAQKSFEALLEPASPGGFTQTERYAVAAYVAGLHAQPRAAEFYSDLLGDDAAPTLVDAVTEAIRAGQAHGPYGQFREPDLRERSEPGPQVSHAGLGLGERLTAAFDVAHLLVFHPRDSRPGVIRHLELAGWTADEIVSLTQLISFLCFQLRVIQGLDALAGATPSKTQGTPTLPELAWPDAPEPDIARPRAFVNHALGWKPWVEPVEKSELTEAQVNAMIQPRRVDMPYFRLLARDPDALRARTLTDLDIFYNTDGGLGRAERELAATVTSMANGCVYCASVHAGRAEEESGRSEDITRLIDAGQHSDLGSEQWNALRDVALQLTATPPRMGGEDVDKLSSAGLDAASVIDAVNCVAFFSWANRLMLVLGEPELPRRFQ; encoded by the coding sequence GTGACCGACATCATCAACTCCCTGGCCAGCGGGCCGACACAGCTGCGGGACCTACGCCCGGACGCCAAGGCCAACGCGCAGAAGAGCTTCGAGGCGCTGCTCGAACCCGCCTCACCCGGTGGCTTCACCCAGACCGAGCGTTACGCGGTGGCGGCCTACGTCGCCGGGCTGCACGCACAGCCGCGCGCCGCGGAGTTCTACTCCGATCTGCTTGGCGACGACGCCGCACCCACCCTCGTCGACGCCGTCACCGAGGCGATCCGCGCCGGCCAGGCGCACGGCCCCTACGGCCAGTTTCGCGAGCCCGACCTGCGCGAACGTTCCGAGCCTGGCCCCCAGGTCAGCCACGCCGGCCTCGGGTTGGGGGAGCGGCTCACCGCGGCCTTCGACGTGGCGCACCTGCTCGTCTTCCATCCCCGCGACAGCCGCCCGGGTGTGATCCGCCACCTCGAACTCGCCGGGTGGACGGCCGACGAGATCGTCTCGCTCACCCAGCTGATCAGCTTCCTGTGCTTCCAGCTGCGTGTCATCCAGGGTCTCGACGCGCTGGCCGGCGCCACGCCCAGCAAGACGCAGGGCACCCCGACGCTTCCGGAACTCGCCTGGCCCGACGCCCCCGAGCCGGACATCGCCCGCCCGCGGGCCTTCGTCAACCACGCCCTCGGCTGGAAACCCTGGGTCGAGCCGGTGGAGAAATCCGAGCTCACCGAGGCACAGGTCAACGCCATGATCCAGCCACGACGGGTCGACATGCCCTACTTCCGCCTGCTCGCCCGCGACCCCGACGCCCTGCGCGCCCGCACGCTCACGGACCTGGACATCTTCTACAACACCGACGGTGGCCTTGGCCGCGCCGAGCGCGAACTCGCCGCCACCGTCACCTCCATGGCCAACGGCTGCGTCTACTGCGCCTCGGTCCACGCCGGCCGCGCGGAGGAGGAGTCCGGCAGGTCCGAGGACATCACCAGGCTTATCGACGCTGGCCAGCACTCCGATCTCGGCAGCGAGCAGTGGAACGCCCTGCGCGATGTGGCGCTCCAACTGACGGCGACACCTCCGCGAATGGGTGGGGAGGACGTCGACAAGCTCTCTTCCGCCGGGCTCGATGCTGCGTCGGTGATTGATGCGGTGAACTGTGTCGCATTTTTCAGTTGGGCGAACCGGCTCATGCTGGTCCTGGGAGAACCGGAGCTGCCCCGGCGGTTTCAGTGA
- a CDS encoding dipeptide ABC transporter ATP-binding protein: MSEPLLRIEDLVVSYETRAGNVAAVNSVSLEVFAGKTTAIVGESGSGKSTTARAVIGLLPDNAGIDSGEVLFDGRPITNLSPREWKSLRGARIGLVPQDPGNSLNPVKTVGQAVSDALAFHGRGSAAERRARTIELFERVGIDRPEARFDQYPHELSGGMKQRVLIAAAIAPEPDLIIADEPTSALDVTVQKVILDLLEKMQEELGLGILLITHDLAVAGDRADHIVVMEKGEVRESGVAAEVLTHPQQDYTRRLLADAPSLSAAVTSPRATPANTEEPPLLIVDGVTQRFGADFLAVDDVSFAVPRGRTHAIVGQSGSGKSTLGRAITGFRTPTAGHISIDGVEVTELSPSRRRRLRRQVQLVYQNPYSSLDPRQNIGQIIAEPLRNYARELELSRSDIAAKVERYLGLVALGPEHLPRRPRELSGGQLQRVAIARALILEPELVVLDEAVSALDVTVQAQILRLLASLQEELGLTYVFISHDLSVVRGISDTVTVMNHGQQVESGRTAEVFAHPQSEFTAELIASIPGSNYRDGSLNLGL, encoded by the coding sequence ATGAGCGAACCACTGCTGCGCATCGAGGACCTGGTCGTCTCGTATGAGACCCGCGCCGGAAACGTCGCCGCCGTCAACAGCGTCAGCCTCGAGGTATTCGCCGGCAAAACCACGGCGATCGTCGGTGAGTCCGGCTCCGGCAAGTCCACCACCGCCCGCGCGGTGATCGGCCTGCTGCCGGACAATGCCGGCATCGACTCCGGTGAGGTGCTTTTCGACGGCCGCCCGATCACCAACCTCTCTCCGCGGGAGTGGAAATCCCTCCGCGGCGCCCGCATCGGGCTGGTGCCGCAGGATCCCGGAAACTCCCTCAACCCGGTGAAGACCGTCGGGCAGGCGGTCAGCGACGCCCTGGCGTTCCATGGCCGCGGCTCGGCCGCCGAGCGCCGGGCCCGCACCATCGAACTCTTCGAACGAGTGGGCATCGATCGCCCGGAGGCGCGCTTCGACCAGTACCCGCACGAGCTCTCCGGCGGCATGAAACAGCGGGTGCTCATCGCCGCGGCCATCGCCCCGGAACCTGACCTCATCATCGCCGACGAGCCCACCTCCGCCCTCGACGTCACCGTGCAGAAGGTCATCCTCGACCTGCTGGAAAAGATGCAGGAGGAGCTGGGCCTGGGCATCCTGCTCATCACCCATGACCTGGCGGTCGCGGGTGACCGCGCCGACCACATCGTTGTCATGGAGAAGGGCGAGGTGCGCGAATCCGGCGTCGCCGCCGAGGTGCTCACTCATCCGCAACAGGATTACACCCGCCGCCTGCTGGCCGACGCCCCCTCGCTGTCTGCCGCCGTCACCAGCCCTCGGGCCACGCCGGCGAACACCGAGGAGCCGCCGCTGCTCATCGTCGACGGGGTCACCCAACGATTCGGCGCTGACTTCCTCGCGGTCGACGACGTCTCCTTCGCCGTCCCGCGGGGAAGAACCCATGCCATCGTCGGCCAGTCGGGTTCCGGAAAGTCCACCCTGGGCAGGGCGATCACCGGTTTCCGCACACCCACCGCGGGACACATCAGCATCGACGGAGTGGAGGTCACCGAACTCTCCCCGTCTCGTCGACGGCGCCTGCGCCGCCAGGTGCAGCTCGTCTACCAGAACCCGTATTCCTCGCTCGATCCCCGCCAGAACATCGGCCAGATCATCGCCGAGCCACTGCGCAACTACGCCCGCGAGCTGGAGCTTTCCCGGTCGGACATCGCGGCCAAGGTGGAGCGTTACCTCGGCCTGGTGGCGCTGGGGCCGGAGCACCTGCCGCGCCGCCCGCGGGAACTTTCCGGCGGCCAGCTCCAGCGTGTGGCCATCGCCCGGGCGCTGATCCTCGAGCCCGAGCTGGTGGTGCTCGACGAGGCCGTCTCGGCACTGGACGTCACCGTGCAGGCACAGATCCTGCGCCTGCTCGCCTCCCTGCAGGAGGAGCTGGGCCTGACCTACGTGTTCATCTCCCATGACCTCTCCGTGGTGCGGGGAATCTCCGACACGGTGACGGTGATGAACCACGGCCAGCAGGTGGAATCCGGCCGTACCGCCGAGGTGTTCGCGCACCCGCAGAGCGAGTTCACCGCCGAACTCATCGCCTCGATCCCGGGTTCGAACTACCGGGACGGCTCCCTCAACCTCGGACTGTGA
- a CDS encoding mechanosensitive ion channel family protein, giving the protein MNANTFFLSQNSDTPLTGTSSDTVDTVTSWWNSTDAQQWLIATPLRILLIIVVALLVQWVGRRLVDRASKSNIERGGRKKPRTGRFRTRAAGPTEEVDPRIAAMRKSHEQRRRSRIRTLASVAKSALGIVVWMWAVLAILSEIGVNIGPIIASAGVVGVAIGFGAQSLVKDFLAGIFMLLEDQYGVGDTVNVSEEITGDVEDISLRITTIRDIDGTLWYVRNGEILRLGNLSDEYSIARIEVPVALTNDTEKAWDTILQAITEATANPAIADGIIDEPEMNGLTTIKTDHVVYRVSIKTLPGRQWDVQRVVQSKLINALRTAGVQMPYPRGIGAAAYSATEE; this is encoded by the coding sequence ATGAATGCGAACACCTTCTTCCTCAGTCAGAACTCCGACACCCCCCTCACGGGCACGAGCTCGGACACCGTCGACACCGTCACCAGCTGGTGGAACAGCACGGATGCCCAGCAGTGGCTCATCGCCACTCCCCTGCGCATCCTGCTCATCATCGTGGTAGCCCTGCTCGTCCAGTGGGTGGGCAGGCGGCTTGTCGACAGAGCGTCGAAAAGCAACATCGAACGCGGCGGGAGAAAGAAACCGCGGACCGGCCGGTTCCGCACCAGGGCCGCCGGGCCGACGGAGGAGGTTGATCCGCGCATCGCTGCCATGCGCAAGTCGCACGAACAGCGTCGGCGCTCGCGGATCCGCACGTTGGCGTCGGTGGCCAAGTCGGCGCTGGGCATCGTCGTCTGGATGTGGGCGGTCCTGGCGATTCTCTCCGAGATCGGCGTGAACATCGGCCCCATCATCGCCTCCGCCGGCGTGGTGGGCGTGGCCATCGGTTTCGGCGCGCAGTCGCTGGTCAAGGACTTCCTGGCCGGCATCTTCATGCTGCTCGAGGACCAGTACGGCGTGGGCGACACCGTCAACGTCAGCGAGGAGATCACCGGCGACGTCGAGGACATCTCCCTGCGCATCACCACGATCCGCGACATCGACGGCACACTCTGGTACGTGCGCAACGGCGAGATCCTGCGCCTGGGCAACCTCTCCGACGAGTACTCCATCGCCCGCATCGAGGTCCCCGTCGCGCTGACCAACGACACCGAGAAGGCGTGGGACACGATTCTCCAGGCCATCACCGAGGCCACCGCCAATCCCGCCATCGCCGACGGCATCATCGACGAGCCGGAGATGAACGGCCTGACCACGATCAAGACAGACCATGTGGTCTACCGCGTGTCCATCAAGACGCTGCCCGGCAGGCAGTGGGACGTGCAGCGTGTGGTGCAGTCCAAGCTCATCAACGCCCTGCGCACCGCGGGCGTGCAGATGCCCTACCCGCGCGGCATCGGTGCGGCCGCCTACTCAGCCACGGAGGAATAG
- the chrA gene encoding chromate efflux transporter: protein MPRPSAVLDVLRSFGALGLTSFGGPAAHLGYFRTAFVERRTWLSDHAFADLVAVSQFLPGAGSSKVGMGLGYHRGGWAGMALAWIFFTLPSALVLGAFGLFVTGTGIDPESGWIRGLLAVAVGVVFHAVSGMARSLASTPVTATIAVASALAVLLVAHSAIQVTVIVAAGVLGMLLLRTQTKVTEPSPETLRPVPRWAGYGAVALYFALLAGLWAGARFVGGPVLTRAYAYYETGALVFGGGHVVLPLLQAHAVGGQWMSEAEFLAGYSVAQAVPGPLFTFATYLGAVDGGISGAVLATVMIFLPSALLIVAGMYFWSRWRHYPLLRAAFAGINAAVVGLLLAALYDPVFTHGITGPRSLAVAAIAWLMLAVWKLPPWSVAAFGALAGWLLLSLRG from the coding sequence GTGCCCCGCCCCAGTGCAGTCCTCGACGTCCTCCGTTCCTTCGGGGCCCTCGGGCTCACCTCCTTCGGCGGGCCGGCCGCGCACCTGGGGTACTTCCGCACCGCCTTCGTCGAGCGCCGGACGTGGCTGAGCGACCACGCCTTCGCGGACCTGGTCGCCGTCTCCCAGTTCCTGCCCGGCGCGGGCTCGTCCAAGGTGGGCATGGGCCTGGGTTATCACCGCGGCGGCTGGGCCGGGATGGCGCTGGCCTGGATCTTCTTCACCCTCCCCTCGGCACTCGTGCTGGGCGCCTTCGGCCTGTTTGTCACGGGCACGGGCATCGACCCGGAATCCGGGTGGATCCGGGGGCTGCTCGCCGTCGCCGTCGGGGTGGTCTTCCACGCGGTGTCCGGCATGGCCCGCTCACTGGCCTCCACCCCGGTCACGGCCACCATCGCGGTCGCCTCGGCGCTGGCCGTCTTGCTCGTCGCCCACTCCGCCATCCAGGTCACGGTCATCGTCGCCGCCGGTGTGCTGGGGATGCTGCTGCTACGCACGCAGACAAAGGTGACGGAGCCGTCCCCGGAGACCCTCCGCCCCGTCCCCCGGTGGGCGGGCTACGGCGCGGTGGCCCTCTACTTCGCCCTGCTCGCGGGCCTGTGGGCTGGAGCGCGATTCGTGGGCGGCCCGGTGCTCACGCGGGCGTACGCCTACTACGAGACCGGCGCGCTGGTCTTTGGTGGCGGGCACGTGGTGCTGCCGCTGCTGCAGGCGCATGCCGTGGGCGGGCAGTGGATGAGCGAGGCGGAGTTCCTGGCCGGGTACTCGGTGGCGCAGGCCGTGCCGGGGCCGCTGTTCACCTTCGCCACCTACCTCGGGGCGGTGGACGGAGGCATCTCCGGGGCCGTGCTGGCCACGGTGATGATCTTCCTGCCCTCTGCGCTGCTCATCGTCGCGGGAATGTATTTCTGGTCGCGCTGGCGGCACTACCCCCTGCTCAGAGCGGCGTTCGCGGGCATCAACGCTGCGGTGGTGGGCCTGCTGCTCGCCGCACTCTACGACCCGGTGTTCACCCACGGCATCACCGGCCCGCGATCACTCGCCGTGGCGGCGATCGCCTGGCTCATGCTCGCGGTGTGGAAGCTCCCGCCCTGGTCGGTCGCCGCGTTCGGGGCGCTCGCCGGATGGCTGCTGCTCTCACTGCGGGGCTAA
- a CDS encoding ABC transporter permease, protein MTTPVSAVTTSRRRRARVRNPWTSPGVVLSIIVLGLAVLAALVPGLFTGHSPYSGETVALLPPSGEQWFGTDSVGRDLYARVVYGARQTLLGALIAVLVGIVFGTLLGLLAGSLRGWVDTAIMRLVDVLLSVPALLLSLAVIILLGYGTINAAIAVGITSVATFARMARSQVISVAGADFVEAAYGSGGTRSQVLLRHILPNSLTPVLALAALQFGSAILQLSVLGFLGYGAPPPTPEWGLLIADARDYMATAWWLTVLPGLVIVLVVLAANHLSRSIRREA, encoded by the coding sequence ATGACCACCCCTGTAAGCGCCGTCACCACCTCGAGAAGAAGGCGCGCCCGCGTGCGCAACCCGTGGACCTCGCCCGGAGTGGTGCTCAGCATCATCGTGCTCGGCCTCGCCGTCCTCGCGGCGCTCGTGCCCGGGTTATTCACCGGCCACAGCCCGTACTCGGGCGAGACCGTCGCCCTGCTCCCGCCCTCGGGCGAGCAGTGGTTCGGCACCGACTCCGTCGGCCGCGACCTCTACGCCCGGGTGGTCTACGGAGCCCGGCAGACCCTGCTCGGCGCGCTCATCGCGGTGTTGGTCGGCATCGTCTTCGGCACGCTCCTGGGCCTGCTCGCCGGCTCGTTGCGCGGCTGGGTCGACACCGCAATCATGCGGCTTGTCGACGTCCTGCTCAGCGTTCCCGCCCTCCTGCTGAGCCTCGCGGTGATCATCCTGCTGGGCTACGGCACGATCAACGCCGCCATCGCCGTGGGCATCACCTCGGTGGCCACCTTCGCCCGCATGGCCCGCTCGCAGGTCATCAGCGTGGCCGGCGCGGACTTCGTCGAGGCCGCCTACGGGTCCGGCGGCACACGGTCCCAGGTGCTGTTGCGCCACATCCTGCCCAACTCGCTGACCCCGGTGCTCGCGCTGGCTGCGTTGCAGTTCGGCTCGGCGATCCTGCAGCTCTCCGTCCTCGGATTCCTCGGCTACGGTGCCCCGCCGCCGACCCCGGAATGGGGCCTGCTCATCGCCGACGCCCGCGACTACATGGCCACCGCCTGGTGGCTCACCGTTCTTCCGGGTCTGGTCATCGTCCTGGTCGTGCTCGCGGCCAACCACCTCAGCCGTTCCATCCGAAGGGAGGCATGA